In Odontesthes bonariensis isolate fOdoBon6 chromosome 22, fOdoBon6.hap1, whole genome shotgun sequence, one genomic interval encodes:
- the prrc2b gene encoding protein PRRC2B isoform X4, with amino-acid sequence MSDRLGQITKSKDGKSKYSSLSLFDKYKGKSIETQKNTVVPRHGLQSLGKVAAARRMPPPAHLPSLKSENKGNDPNVIIVPKDGTGWANKQEQPDQKNSIASITQLPELQPQLALPKSVSNLQKPSPVASQENTNAGGPKQWAQLNGKAVEQDGLRASNRLQPFSHEEFPTLKAAGEQDRVGKERSGFDPSYGPGPSLRPQNVTSWREGGGRNLQPSSLTFSLPADAEGKLTALGESGTPPASSHPSSATGTTSSTVVTAQSPGLDPKEPSLRPAQPVRRTTVPTALQYQLHHTSTAVYHDMLPAFMCSKDTREATGTDNVPTTVAAPARFESKPTFRQNYSKPELVNGDARRENRFVRAPPRLSSQPIRRPGDRPQRPAIINPEDLKDLDELDNDCEDGWAGLHEEVDYSEKLKFSDDEEEHSSDKNKMWTEWEREREREIQRDCQSSLSSGEASYPQEGPEENYPYQHHHHEPPRKPNSRYLSTDSQVQQKNHSEPLAEHDDHQRQSQNQAPARAKYVSPELSEAVERARRRREEEERRAREERLAACAEKLKKLDEKFGKTERPTSRTEDVPKEVEGKKLSMSPNREQSKAHHDNWQYSTKEGSECLPDNSPGHSYQEEPGFSTHRSSEDDGQEPFSPPGDYNGRHSSKPIPPRFQKQSQQHQQQQQQQQQQQQEQVLKLQHWQQSGHPTSSSSSHAQRGYYPPHVLGFDPRWMMMPPFMDPRMTQGRSPVDYYPASVHSSGMVKPFMHPEHLNSPGSDDGCHSNLHQERRAPSTEPYPVWNQDGYPLRSFTPPYQRQHETSDNSQPDRGDIAPSQQDSYEDGANECLAHTQDDLHHHAYQSRSSDKKHHDQGLLTTAQNLCQNLSEYDYTKQDSRDKHLKDGPESYNETLDKDNWKRDGSQKQDGGLNNSQNQWSEASSSSSSVSQPSETSGRTLTRRTGPIKKPVLKALKVEDKENEKPKSEPEEKPVPYRLEKEVLTNVYDLKKDNQPPSNRRSASPIVEKQPEERQRQSPAPSKTDRPLSTHIDDFPKESNWGSAKSQSPRDGIENRESQAPRRNNWIFIDEEQAFGAVRGTGRGRSRSFREFSSRGGTRGGRGGDNLRGAYNNNSGAQRAGRGRAPPRELVKAEEFQRGKPRRRNVSETLSEASEYEELPKRRRQKGSENGEGYTESGEVRKADRDSWRSNKVYTDEQTASDAREKTKAGRGFGGRVLPPRLNTGGSYSRNFGGARDISTWRGRGPQFSGNSGSMQENGYGPGAETTYSRRALIERDALKYTPKFSGSFTENGTEDREGEYYFENDNPDRQILRRRRPPRQDKPPRFRRLQQEREPGSNQWTSDEYVNGDFANPWTGRPKSSGDDNWPSGHYSGRSTQHAQTEEWDTGSDNSDFGDWREKRGGGDMAAQGHGDIPSDSGHSEPGTGEKRELSKRSFSSQRPLVERQNRKGEPSLLEASKMVRTPDNPPTSSSNRTDSWQNGGTSCKSRSQDDSGPVYSIEPPPEDMEPNETSGKKSDKELKSGPVKTNIDEPLSQYELSSYPIEGDTGGPGQNPDGYQDALSKKQRRPQEDERRRKEQVPVKNRTITSKIPPRFAKKQGSMSMEQPEEAISSSNNLGTEIWETNSSALSVQSSAGDSWTKPLSYTGSEPNSEDSDAGPEQNKEQHKPGPIGNERSLKHRKGSEGVDRLEGGPITPVNGVDLHVDTVLPVPPIEFGVSAKDSDFSLPPGSTPVPVSNPVKLQDALNTNTSLNQSIPILRSNHLQPGINLNTISFPSADLTLKMESARKAWENSQSLPEQGSPGGGVSGAQAPCSSGSSTGVSYSSFGVSMPPMPVASVAPSMSMQGNPIPPLYLDGHVFPSQPRLVPPTMTQQQTYTQAAAAQQIPISLHTHTSLQAQAQLGLRGGLPVSQSQEMFNSMPPFRSQVYMHPNLSQPSPMVLSGGAPLKGPYSAFPGMQPSDMVKQQSGSHYQPMNGSQQLVYDSQMNQGPGLGSSQLMDSQLIQVTMPLPGSQLRYGSAQQHLILPQSIQLQQGQNLSVGGPRRMMPPGSQPGVMTGSREGSQMEMKGFQFDKPSHCHGLSGGSYRPGSASPSGKPSGPGGPVGPLPTHFTQQVPTAQGNMVMHMRPPTTGPFPNPIQRPVMQVNKPVIIRSPPYPNPCRDPSHSAPPSVPEPPVKGPEDGMKSKALREVRQAVGEGKSPSGGMTSKLQEPLPSAGQTKPARTGAIKPQAVKVEEGKA; translated from the exons ATGTCCGATCGTTTGGGGCAAATAACCAAGTCCAAGGATGGGAAAAGCAAGTATTCCTCACTCAGCCTATTTGACAAGTACAAGGGAAAATCAATAGAAACTCAGAAAAACACAG TAGTTCCACGACATGGCTTGCAGAGTCTTGGCAAAGTGGCCGCAGCCCGGCGCATGCCCCCACCTGCTCACCTGCCGAGCTTGAAGTCTGAAAACAAAGGAAACGATCCCAACGTGATTATAGTGCCCAAAGACGGTACAGGATGGGCGAACAAGCAGGAACAACCCGATCAAAAGAA TTCTATTGCATCAATAACACAGCTGCCGGAGTTGCAGCCGCAGCTGGCTTTACCGaaatctgtctccaatcttCAGAAGCCCTCACCAGTAGCCAGTCAGGAG AACACAAACGCAGGTGGACCAAAGCAATGGGCCCAGCTAAATGGAAAGGCAGTAGAGCAAGATG GTTTAAGGGCCTCAAACCGACTTCAGCCCTTCTCTCACGAGGAATTTCCCACGCTGAAGGCAGCTGGAGAACAGGACAGGGTTGGCAAGGAAAGAAGCGGCTTCGATCCGTCGTATGGGCCCGGACCAAGCCTCCGCCCCCAGA ATGTGACGAGCTGGAGGGAAGGTGGTGGCAGGAACCTTCAGCCCTCATCCCTGACCTTCAGCCTCCCAGCAGATGCTGAAGGTAAGCTCACTGCCCTGGGTGAGTCTGGCACTCCTCCAGCCTCATCTCACCCCTCCTCTGCCACCGGCACCACGTCCTCTACTGTAGTGACGGCTCAGTCACCAGGCCTTGACCCAAAGGAGCCTTCCCTCCGACCCGCCCAGCCTGTGCGCAGAACAACCGTCCCTACTGCCCTGCAGTACCAGCTTCACCACACTTCAACTGCTGTCTACCATGACATGTTGCCTGCATTT ATGTGCTCTAAAGACACTCGTGAAGCTACGGGTACAGACAATGTTCCTACCACCGTAGCAGCCCCAGCTCGATTTGAAAGCAAACCCACTTTTAGGCAAAACTACTCTAAACCTGAACTTGTCAA TGGTGACGCAAGAAGAGAGAACCGCTTTGTCCGTGCTCCTCCTCGGCTTTCTTCTCAGCCTATCCGCAGGCCTGGTGACAGGCCTCAGCGCCCAGCCATTATTAATCCAGAAGATTTGAAAGATCTGGATGAGCTTGACAATGACTGCGAGGATGGATGGGCCG GGCTTCATGAGGAAGTTGATTATAGTGAGAAGCTCAAGTTCAGTGATGATGAAGAAGAACACTCAAGTGATAAAAACAAGATGTG gaCTGagtgggagagggagagggagagagagatcCAGCGGGACTGCCAGTCCTCCCTTAGTTCAGGGGAGGCGTCTTACCCCCAGGAGGGCCCAGAGGAAAATTATCCCTACCAACATCACCACCACGAGCCTCCCAGGAAGCCCAACAGTAGATATCTCTCTACGGACAGTCAG GTCCAGCAGAAAAACCACAGCGAGCCACTGGCTGAGCACGACGATCACCAACGGCAGTCTCAGAATCAAGCGCCAGCTAGGGCTAAATATGTGTCGCCTGAGTTGTCGGAGGCTGTTGAGAGAGCCCGCAGACGgcgagaggaggaagagagacGTGCCCGCGAAGAACGGCTGGCTGCGTGTGCTGAAAAACTCAAAAAGTTGGATGAGAAATTCGGGAAGACTGAAAGGCCGACATCAAGGACAGAAGATGTCCCGAAGGAGGTAGAAGGCAAAAAACTCTCAATGTCCCCAAACAGGGAACAGAGTAAAGCTCATCATGATAACTGGCAGTACAGCACTaaag AAGGAAGTGAGTGTCTGCCAGACAATTCCCCTGGCCATAGTTACCAGGAGGAGCCTGGCTTCTCCACCCATCGCAGTAGTGAGGATGATGGCCAGGAGCCCTTCTCCCCCCCAGGAGACTATAATGGACGTCATTCTTCTAAACCAATCCCACCCCGCTTTCAGAAACAGTCACAGCAgcaccaacagcagcagcagcaacagcaacagcaacagcag GAACAAGTGCTCAAGTTGCAGCATTGGCAACAGTCGGGTCATCCTACTTCATCAAGCTCAAGCCATGCCCAGCGGGGGTATTATCCCCCACATGTCCTTGGGTTTGATCCCCGCTGGATGATGATGCCGCCTTTTATGGATCCCCGCATGACCCAAGGACGATCCCCTGTGGACTACTACCCTGCTTCGGTTCACTCTTCAG gGATGGTAAAACCGTTCATGCATCCAGAGCACTTGAACAGTCCTGGTTCAGATGATGGATGCCATTCCAACCTTCACCAAGAGAGACGAGCCCCATCCACGGAGCCTTACCCAGTGTGGAACCAAGATGGCTACCCCTTGCGCAGCTTCACTCCACCTTACCAGAGACAGCACGAAACTTCAGATAATAGCCAGCCAGACAG AGGTGATATCGCCCCTTCTCAACAAGACTCTTATGAAGATGGTGCCAATGAGTGCTTGGCGCACACTCAAGATGACCTCCACCATCATGCTTACCAGAGCCGGAGCTCAGACAAAAAACACCATGACCAAGGACTGCTCACCACTGCACAGAACCTTTGTCAAAATCTTTCAGAGTATGATTACACAAAACAAGACTCAAGAGACAAGCATCTGAAAGATGGTCCTGAATCTTACAATGAGACTTTGGACAAGGACAACTGGAAAAGAGATGGAAGCCAGAAACAAGATGGGGGGCTCAACAATTCCCAGAACCAGTGGTCTGAGGCCAGTTCCAGTTCCAGCAGCGTCAGTCAGCCATCTGAGACAAGTGGACGGACCTTGACTCGCAGAACTGGTCCCATCAAGAAGCCAGTTCTTAAAGCTCTCAAAGTAGAAGACAAAGAGAATGAAAAGCCTAAATCTGAACCTGAGGAGAAACCTGTCCCCTACCGCTTAGAGAAAGAAGTCCTAACTAATGTTTATGACTTGAAGAAAGATAACCAGCCTCCCAGCAATAGACGTTCAGCCTCCCCTATTGTTGAGAAACAGCCTGAAGAGAGGCAGCGTCAGTCCCCAGCTCCCAGCAAAACTGACAGGCCTCTAAGCACCCATATTGATGACTTTCCCAAGGAAAGCAACTGGGGCAGTGCCAAGAGCCAGTCACCTAGAGATGGCATTGAAAACCGAGAATCCCAGGCACCACGGCGCAATAACTGGATCTTCATTGATGAAGAACAGGCCTTTGGTGCAGTCAGGGGTACAGGTAGAGGCCGCAGTCGGAGCTTTAGGGAATTTAGCTCTAGGGGTGGAACCCGTGGTGGCCGAGGTGGAGATAATCTTAGAGGTGCATATAATAACAACAGTGGTGCTCAGCGGGCAGGTAGAGGTCGAGCACCACCCAGGGAGCTTGTAAAGGCTGAGGAGTTCCAAAGAGGCAAACCCCGCCGACGAAATGTCAGTGAGACCTTGAGTGAAGCCTCTGAGTATGAGGAACTTCCCAAAAGACGGCGTCAGAAGGGATCTGAGAATGGAGAAGGTTACACAGAGTCTGGAGAAGTCCGTAAGGCTGATAGAGACTCTTGGAGATCTAACAAGGTCTACACAGATGAGCAGACTGCTTCAGATGCCAGAGAAAAGACCAAGGCTGGCAGGGGCTTTGGAGGTCGTGTTCTGCCTCCCAGGCTCAACACCGGTGGTAGCTACAGCCGAAACTTTGGAGGAGCCAGGGACATTTCTACATGGAGGGGCCGTGGACCCCAGTTTAGCGGCAACAGTGGCTCCATGCAAGAAAATGGTTATGGCCCTGGAGCTGAGACTACTTACTCCCGCAGAGCCCTGATTGAGCGTGACGCTCTTAAGTACACTCCTAAATTTAGTGGCTCCTTCACGGAAAATGGCACCGAGGACCGTGAAGGGGAATACTACTTTGAGAACGACAACCCTGACAGACAGATATTAAGGAGACGACGTCCTCCACGTCAAGACAAACCCCCCCGTTTTCGACGTCTACAACAAGAGAGAGAACCTGGTTCAAATCAGTGGACGAGTGATGAGTATGTAAATGGAGATTTTGCAAATCCCTGGACGGGTCGCCCCAAAAGCAGTGGGGATGACAACTGGCCCAGTGGCCACTACTCTGGACGTTCCACCCAGCATGCTCAGACGGAGGAATGGGACACAGGATCAGATAATAGTGACTTTGGTGACTGGAGGGAGAAGCGAGGTGGTGGGGATATGGCTGCACAGGGACATGGCGACATTCCCTCAGACTCCGGCCACAGTGAGCCAGGCACTGGTGAGAAGAGGGAACTTTCCAAGAGAAGCTTTTCCAGTCAAAGACCTCTGGTGGAGCGGCAGAATAGGAAAGGAGAACCATCACTACTGGAAGCGAGCAAGATGGTGCGCACACCAGATAATCCCCCTACTTCCTCGTCTAACAGGACTGATAGTTGGCAGAATGGAGGGACTTCTTGTAAGAG CAGGAGTCAAGATGACTCTGGCCCAGTCTACAGCATAGAGCCACCACCAGAGGACATGGAGCCCAATGAGACCTCTGGGAAGAAATCAGACAAGGAGCTCAAATCAGGACCTGTCAAGACGAACATTGATGAACCTCTTTCCCAGTATGAGCTTAGCAGCTACCCAA TTGAAGGAGACACAGGGGGACCGGGTCAAAATCCAGATGGATACCAGGATGCTTTGTCCAAAAAGCAAAGACGCCCACAAGAAGATGAGAGAAGGAGGAAAGAACAG GTGCCAGTGAAAAACCGGACAATCACATCCAAAATACCACCGCGCTTTGCTAAAAAACAGGGAAGCATGAGCATGGAACAGCCTGAGGAAGCAATTTCTTCTTCCAACAATCTGGGAACTGAAATCTGGGAGACCAACAGCTCAG CTCTTTCAGTACAGTCTTCAGCGGGAGACTCCTGGACTAAACCGTTGTCTTACACTGGAAGTGAACCCAACTCTGAG GACTCCGATGCTGGCCCAGAACAGAATAAAGAACAGCACAAACCCGGGCCCATCGGAAATGAACGCTCTCTGAAGCACAGAAAGGGCTCAGAAGGTGTCGACAGGCTGGAAGGTGGCCCCATCACACCAGTCAATGGTGTGGACCTCCACGTGGACACTGTATTGCCTGTGCCGCCTATCGAGTTTGGTGTCAGTGCCAAAGACTCTGATTTCAGCCTACCACCAGGCTCTACTCCAGTGCCCGTATCAAATCCCGTTAAGCTTCAGGATGCACTTAACACCAAC ACATCTCTAAATCAGAGCATCCCCATTCTGCGTTCCAACCACCTGCAACCTGGCATTAACCTCAACACCATCTCCTTCCCCAGCGCTGATCTCACTCTAAAG aTGGAATCGGCACGCAAGGCTTGGGAGAATTCCCAGTCCCTCCCCGAGCAAGGCTCCCCTGGTGGAGGTGTTTCAGGTGCTCAGGCTCCCTGCAGCTCTGGTTCATCCACTGGTGTCAGTTATAGTTCTTTTGGAGTTTCTATGCCTCCAATGCCTGTTGCATCTGTGGCCCCTTCCATGTCCATGCAAG GTAATCCCATTCCCCCTTTGTATCTGGATGGTCATGTCTTTCCAAGCCAGCCACGCCTTGTTCCTCCTACCATGACCCAGCAACAGACCTATACACAG GcagctgcagcccagcagattCCCATCTCGTTACATACGCACACGTCTCTCCAGGCTCAGGCTCAGTTGGGGCTTCGGGGAGGTCTACCTGTCTCTCAGTCCCAAGAGATGTTCAACTCCATGCCCCCCTTTAG ATCCCAGGTTTACATGCACCCCAACTTGTCACAGCCCAGCCCCATGGTGCTGTCTGGAGGGGCCCCTCTGAAGGGCCCTTACTCTGCTTTCCCTGGCATGCAGCCTTCAGACATGGTGAAACAACAGTCAGGCTCACATTACCAGCCTATGAATGGCAGCCAGCAGTTAGTCTATGATAGCCAGATGAACCAGGGGCCTGGTTTGGGTTCATCACAATTAATGGACTCACAGCTCATTCAG GTTACTATGCCCCTGCCTGGCTCTCAGCTGCGCTATGGTTCAGCTCAGCAACATCTCATTCTCCCACAGTCCATCCAGCTTCAACAAGGACAGAACCTGTCAGTGGGAGGGCCACGTCGTATGATGCCACCGGGCTCCCAGCCAGGTGTCATGACTGGCAGCAGAGAG GGCTCACAGATGgaaatgaaaggttttcagtttgACAAGCCCAGTCATTGCCACGGCTTATCTGGAGGGTCCTACAG GCCTGGCTCTGCAAGCCCCAGTGGGAAGCCATCTGGTCCAGGGGGGCCTGTTGGACCTCTGCCTACACATTTTACTCAGCAG GTCCCAACTGCTCAAGGCAACATGGTAATGCACATGCGCCCCCCCACCACAGGCCCTTTCCCCAACCCTATCCAGAGACCTGTCATGCAGGTCAACAAACCTGTCATCATCCGTTCTCCCCCTTACCCTAATCCCTGCCGCGACCCCTCCCACTCTGCCCCTCCTTCGGTCCCTGAGCCCCCAGTCAAAGGGCCAGAGGATGGCATGAAG AGTAAAGCATTGCGAGAAGTGCGCCAGGCAGTGGGGGAGGGCAAATCGCCATCTGGGGGCATGACCAGCAAACTCCAGGAGCCCTTACCCTCCGCCGGTCAAACCAAACCAGCACGCACTGGAGCCATCAAACCCCAGGCTGTCAAAGTAGAAGAGGGCAAGGCATAA